In Rhodospirillaceae bacterium, the following proteins share a genomic window:
- a CDS encoding 5-oxoprolinase encodes MAKKSLKDQIIWDRMVAIVEEQAQTLIRTAFSNTVREAGDLSAGLFDLSARMITQAVTGTPGHVNAMAASVSHFIDKYPLSEMAEGDAYITNDPWLATGHLHDFTVVTPAFYKGSPVALFASTCHVVDVGGLGFGPNARQVYEEGINLPILSLFKKGVVNQTLLDIVRANVREPLLLEGDFFSLAACNETGVKRLREMMKEFELTSIGLAADLIVRRSEEAMLARIRTLPFGVYEYVMKIDGYEHEIDLVAKMQIGETGIDVDFSGTSQVSSYGINVPLPYTQAYASFGIRCVVGSEIPNNAGSLAPVRVWAPEGSILNAAPPCAVAARHAIGQMLPDVMLGCLDQACPDVVPAEGTSCLWNFVLYGGHGISGGEFGNSTPFTVTMFHNGGTGARVAKDGLSATAFPSGVKNTPVEINETIAPIRIWKKEYRTDSGGPGKYRGGLGQVMEIGSTEGAPFALSSMFDRAYHPARGRDGGRPGAAGRVSLSSGKVLPPKGRTLVSSGERVILEMPGGGGRGKPEERKISMIQEDLKNGFISVEKAKSDYGVAVSNADFLVFRED; translated from the coding sequence ATGGCAAAAAAATCACTCAAGGACCAGATAATATGGGACCGGATGGTTGCTATCGTGGAGGAGCAGGCACAGACTCTTATTCGAACGGCATTTTCAAATACCGTTCGTGAGGCAGGGGACCTTTCGGCGGGNTTGTTCGATTTATCAGCTCGTATGATAACTCAGGCAGTTACCGGGACACCGGGGCATGTAAATGCCATGGCTGCATCGGTGAGTCATTTTATCGACAAATACCCGTTATCGGAGATGGCGGAAGGTGACGCATATATTACTAATGATCCGTGGCTAGCGACCGGACATTTACACGATTTTACTGTTGTTACGCCAGCCTTCTATAAAGGCAGCCCAGTAGCACTATTTGCTTCTACCTGTCACGTAGTTGATGTTGGCGGCCTTGGTTTTGGGCCCAATGCGCGTCAGGTTTACGAGGAGGGAATTAATCTTCCAATTCTTTCGTTGTTTAAGAAGGGCGTAGTCAACCAAACTTTATTGGATATAGTACGGGCAAATGTTAGAGAACCGCTTCTTCTTGAGGGAGATTTTTTTTCATTGGCCGCCTGTAACGAAACGGGTGTTAAGCGTCTCCGGGAGATGATGAAGGAGTTTGAGTTGACCAGTATTGGGTTGGCAGCAGATTTGATAGTGAGGCGCTCTGAGGAGGCAATGCTGGCCCGAATAAGAACACTCCCGTTTGGTGTCTACGAATATGTCATGAAAATAGACGGTTATGAACATGAGATTGACCTTGTTGCGAAAATGCAAATAGGAGAAACAGGTATTGACGTTGATTTTTCTGGGACTTCCCAAGTGTCAAGTTATGGAATCAATGTGCCTCTTCCATATACACAGGCGTACGCCTCGTTTGGTATACGATGCGTCGTGGGTTCAGAGATACCAAACAATGCTGGGTCTCTGGCCCCAGTGCGAGTTTGGGCCCCCGAGGGTTCTATTCTTAATGCTGCGCCGCCCTGTGCAGTAGCGGCACGGCATGCAATAGGGCAGATGTTGCCNGATGTTATGCTTGGTTGCCTGGATCAGGCCTGCCCCGACGTGGTGCCGGCTGAGGGCACCTCTTGTCTGTGGAATTTTGTTTTGTATGGTGGGCATGGTATCAGTGGAGGAGAGTTCGGAAACTCAACTCCTTTCACGGTTACCATGTTTCATAATGGAGGCACAGGGGCCAGGGTGGCNAAGGATGGTTTGTCTGCTACCGCTTTTCCGTCCGGTGTGAAAAATACCCCTGTTGAAATAAATGAAACAATAGCTCCCATACGGATATGGAAAAAAGAATATCGTACGGATTCGGGTGGTCCCGGAAAGTATCGAGGTGGATTGGGCCAAGTTATGGAAATAGGTAGCACGGAGGGCGCTCCATTTGCTTTATCTTCTATGTTTGACAGGGCGTATCATCCGGCTCGCGGAAGAGACGGAGGGAGACCGGGCGCTGCAGGGAGAGTAAGTCTTTCCTCTGGTAAGGTGCTTCCGCCCAAAGGTAGGACCTTAGTATCAAGTGGAGAGCGAGTAATTCTGGAAATGCCTGGGGGTGGTGGAAGGGGTAAGCCAGAAGAACGAAAGATATCTATGATCCAAGAGGATCTCAAAAATGGGTTTATAAGCGTCGAAAAGGCTAAATCAGATTACGGAGTAGCTGTTTCAAACGCTGATTTTCTTGTTTTCCGAGAGGATTAA